CACGTCGACGAGGCTGGAGGAGTCAGCGCCGCCGGGCACCGTGTTCTCGTTGCTCATGGGTTCACGGTACGCGGCGTCCCTGACAGCCCGGCACAGAGCGGCCGAAAGTCTAGAAACCACCCGGCGCGGGCACGAACCTCCGCCCGAGGACGACCGTCTCCTGGTCGTCGTACCCGAGGCGCTCGTAGAAGCCGAGCACGGCGTCGTTCGTGCGGCGGACCATGAGCTGCACCTTGACCGCGCCCGCCGCGGCGAGCCACGCCTCGGCGGCGACGACGAGCGCGCGGCCGTGCCCGGAGCCCTGCACGCCCGGCGCGACGCCCAGGTAGTACAGCCACCCGCGGTGGCCGTCGTACCCGGCCATGACGGCGCCGACGAGCGCGTCGCCGTCGCGCGCGACGAGGACGGTCGACGTCTCCCCCACGACAGCGTCCTGGAAGTCGCGCACCGGGTCGTTCCACGGGCGCGTCAGGTCGCAGTCGCGCCACAGCGCGACGACGGCGTCGACGTCGGACAGCTCGGCGGGCGCGATCGTGGCGGTGCTCATGGTCTCCTCGGGGGACGGCGAAGGCCGCGAGCGCTCAGCGGTCGCGGCCTTCGACGGACGGTGTCAGCGGGGCTGGTAGGGCGAGACGACGACCTCGACGCGCTGCAGCTCCTTGAGGTCGCTGTAGCCGGTCGTGGCCATCGCGCGGCGCAGGGCGCCGACGAGGTTGAGCGTCCCGTCGGACTGGCGGCC
This genomic window from Flavimobilis soli contains:
- a CDS encoding GNAT family acetyltransferase → MSTATIAPAELSDVDAVVALWRDCDLTRPWNDPVRDFQDAVVGETSTVLVARDGDALVGAVMAGYDGHRGWLYYLGVAPGVQGSGHGRALVVAAEAWLAAAGAVKVQLMVRRTNDAVLGFYERLGYDDQETVVLGRRFVPAPGGF